From Bradyrhizobium sp. NDS-1, the proteins below share one genomic window:
- the rpsA gene encoding 30S ribosomal protein S1, whose amino-acid sequence MASTSADTYSPSRDDFAAMLDESFAGGNLQESSVVKGKVVAIEKDMAVIDVGLKTEGRVALREFSGPGRDSELKVGDEVEVFLDRIENALGEAVLSRDKARREESWGKLEKAFQNNEKVNGVIFNQVKGGFTVDLDGAVAFLPRSQVDIRPIRDVAPLMNNSQPFQILKMDRRRGNIVVSRRTVLEETRAEQRQELVQNLEEGQVIDGVVKNITDYGAFVDLGGIDGLLHVTDIAWRRVNHPTEVLSIGQTVKVKIIKINHETHRISLGMKQLLDDPWQGIEAKYPLGARFTGRVTNITDYGAFVELEPGIEGLIHVSEMSWTKKNMHPGKIVSTSQEVDVQVLEVDSVKRRISLGLKQTMRNPWEVFVEGHPTGSVVEGEVKNKTEFGLFLGLEGDVDGMVHLSDLDWKLPGEQVIDNYKKGDMVKAVVLDVDVEKERISLGIKQLEGDPFAEPGDVKKGAVVTCEVLEVKESGIEVKITGTDFSTFIKRSELARDRNDQRAERFAVGEKVDARVIQFDKKARKVQVSIKALEVAEEKEAIAQYGSSDSGATLGDILGTALKNRDSK is encoded by the coding sequence ATGGCTTCGACTTCTGCTGATACCTATAGCCCCTCGCGCGACGATTTCGCCGCGATGCTCGACGAGTCCTTCGCAGGCGGCAACCTGCAGGAAAGCTCCGTCGTCAAGGGCAAGGTGGTTGCAATTGAAAAGGACATGGCCGTCATCGACGTCGGCCTGAAGACCGAGGGCCGCGTCGCCCTGCGCGAATTTTCCGGCCCCGGCCGTGACAGTGAACTGAAGGTCGGCGACGAGGTGGAAGTGTTCCTCGATCGCATCGAGAACGCCCTCGGCGAAGCCGTGCTGTCGCGCGACAAGGCGCGCCGCGAAGAGAGCTGGGGCAAGCTCGAGAAGGCGTTCCAGAACAACGAGAAGGTCAACGGCGTCATCTTCAACCAGGTCAAGGGCGGCTTCACGGTCGATCTCGACGGTGCCGTGGCCTTCCTGCCGCGCTCGCAGGTCGACATTCGTCCGATCCGCGACGTTGCGCCGCTGATGAACAACTCGCAGCCGTTCCAGATCCTCAAGATGGACCGTCGCCGCGGCAACATCGTCGTCTCCCGCCGCACCGTGCTGGAAGAGACCCGCGCCGAGCAGCGCCAGGAGCTGGTGCAGAACCTCGAAGAGGGTCAGGTCATCGACGGCGTGGTCAAGAACATCACCGATTACGGTGCGTTCGTTGACCTCGGCGGCATCGACGGCCTGCTGCACGTCACCGACATCGCGTGGCGCCGCGTCAACCACCCGACCGAGGTGCTCTCGATCGGCCAGACCGTGAAGGTCAAGATCATCAAGATCAACCACGAGACGCACCGCATCTCGCTGGGCATGAAGCAGCTGCTGGACGATCCGTGGCAGGGCATCGAAGCCAAGTACCCGTTGGGTGCCCGCTTCACCGGCCGCGTCACCAACATCACCGACTACGGTGCGTTCGTCGAGCTCGAGCCGGGCATCGAAGGTCTGATCCACGTCTCCGAGATGTCGTGGACCAAGAAGAACATGCACCCCGGCAAGATCGTGTCGACCTCGCAGGAAGTCGACGTGCAGGTCCTGGAAGTCGATTCGGTCAAGCGCCGCATCTCGCTCGGCCTCAAGCAGACCATGCGCAACCCCTGGGAGGTCTTCGTCGAAGGTCACCCGACCGGTTCGGTGGTCGAGGGCGAGGTCAAGAACAAGACCGAGTTCGGTCTGTTCCTGGGCCTCGAGGGCGACGTCGACGGCATGGTCCATCTCTCGGACCTCGACTGGAAGCTTCCGGGCGAGCAGGTGATCGACAACTACAAGAAGGGCGACATGGTGAAGGCCGTGGTGCTCGATGTGGACGTCGAGAAGGAGCGCATCTCGCTCGGCATCAAGCAGCTCGAAGGCGACCCCTTCGCCGAGCCGGGCGATGTCAAGAAGGGCGCGGTCGTGACCTGCGAAGTGCTCGAAGTGAAGGAGAGCGGTATCGAGGTGAAGATCACCGGCACCGACTTCTCGACCTTCATCAAGCGCTCCGAGCTCGCCCGTGACCGCAACGACCAGCGCGCCGAACGCTTTGCCGTCGGCGAGAAGGTCGATGCCCGCGTGATCCAGTTCGACAAGAAGGCCCGCAAGGTCCAGGTGTCGATCAAGGCGCTCGAAGTCGCCGAAGAGAAGGAAGCCATCGCGCAGTACGGCTCCTCCGATTCGGGTGCGACGCTCGGCGACATCCTGGGCACCGCGCTCAAGAACCGCGATAGCAAGTAA
- the cmk gene encoding (d)CMP kinase gives MIIAIDGPAASGKGTLGKRLAHHYGYRHLDTGVIYRAVAYALMQSGHDLTDETAAVQAALELDPEKFGNPALKTQKAGEGASIVSAIPRVREVLVNFQRQFAADPPGAVLDGRDIGTVICPHADVKIFVVADPKVRARRRTMEARARGEEADEAAVLADILQRDERDKNRPIAPLKPAPDAYLLDNSQLDIEGGVRAAIDIIEAVRAGRSRG, from the coding sequence ATGATCATCGCTATCGACGGGCCCGCGGCTTCGGGCAAGGGGACGCTCGGCAAGCGTCTGGCTCACCATTACGGCTATCGTCATCTCGATACCGGCGTGATCTATCGCGCGGTGGCCTACGCCCTGATGCAGTCCGGCCACGATCTCACCGACGAGACGGCCGCCGTGCAGGCGGCTTTGGAGCTCGATCCCGAAAAGTTCGGCAATCCCGCCCTCAAGACCCAGAAGGCCGGCGAGGGCGCTTCCATCGTCTCGGCGATCCCCAGGGTTCGCGAGGTCCTGGTCAATTTCCAGCGCCAGTTCGCGGCCGATCCGCCCGGCGCGGTGCTGGATGGCCGCGACATTGGAACCGTGATCTGCCCGCATGCCGACGTGAAGATCTTCGTCGTCGCCGACCCCAAGGTTCGCGCCCGCCGCCGGACCATGGAGGCCAGGGCGAGGGGCGAGGAGGCGGACGAGGCGGCCGTGCTTGCCGACATCCTCCAGCGCGACGAACGCGACAAGAATCGGCCGATTGCGCCTTTGAAACCGGCCCCGGATGCTTACTTGCTAGATAACTCCCAACTGGATATAGAAGGCGGCGTCCGGGCCGCCATCGACATTATCGAGGCTGTCCGAGCGGGCCGGTCGCGGGGTTAA
- the aroA gene encoding 3-phosphoshikimate 1-carboxyvinyltransferase → MTHSDQPRPLQSRASGPLTGKVRVPGDKSISHRALILGALAVGETRISGLLEGEDVLNTAKSMQALGAGVERTGDFAWKVNGVGVAGFAPPRAPLDFGNSGTGCRLVMGAVAGCPISAVFDGDASLRSRPMRRILDPLEKMGARVISGGEGGRLPLTLQGARDPLPITYTTPVASAQIKSAVLLAGLAAPGTTTVIETEASRDHTELMLKHFGADISSAREGAHGRRITLKGQPELHGAAVVVPADPSSAAFPVVAALIVEGSDVVLSDVMTNPLRTGLFTTLREMGASIEERDVRGDAGEPMAQLRVRASKLRGVEVPPERAPSMIDEYLVLAVAASFAEGTTIMRGLHELRVKESDRLEATAAMLRVNGVKVEISGDDLIVEGRGHVPGGGTVATHMDHRIAMSALVMGCASDQPVSVDDTAFIATSFPDFIPMMRSLGAEFS, encoded by the coding sequence TTGACTCATTCCGACCAACCGAGGCCGCTTCAGTCTCGCGCCAGCGGTCCCCTGACCGGGAAAGTACGGGTGCCCGGGGACAAGTCGATTTCTCATCGGGCTCTCATCCTGGGTGCGCTCGCGGTCGGTGAGACCAGGATTTCGGGCCTTCTGGAAGGCGAGGACGTTCTCAACACCGCCAAATCCATGCAGGCGCTGGGCGCCGGGGTCGAGCGCACCGGCGATTTCGCCTGGAAGGTGAACGGCGTCGGCGTCGCGGGCTTCGCCCCGCCCAGGGCGCCCTTGGATTTCGGCAACTCCGGCACCGGCTGCCGGCTGGTCATGGGCGCCGTCGCGGGCTGTCCGATCTCGGCGGTGTTCGACGGCGATGCCTCGCTCCGCAGCCGCCCGATGCGCCGGATCCTCGATCCCCTCGAAAAGATGGGCGCGAGGGTCATTTCCGGTGGCGAGGGCGGCCGTCTGCCTCTGACCCTTCAGGGCGCGCGCGATCCGTTGCCGATCACCTACACGACCCCGGTCGCCTCGGCCCAGATCAAATCGGCGGTGTTGCTGGCGGGCCTCGCCGCACCGGGCACCACGACCGTGATCGAGACTGAAGCCAGCCGCGATCATACTGAATTGATGCTGAAGCATTTTGGGGCCGACATTTCCTCGGCGCGAGAGGGCGCGCATGGCCGCCGTATCACGCTCAAGGGCCAGCCCGAGCTGCACGGCGCCGCCGTGGTGGTGCCCGCCGATCCGTCCTCGGCGGCTTTCCCGGTGGTCGCAGCATTGATCGTCGAGGGCTCCGATGTCGTCCTGTCCGACGTCATGACCAATCCGCTGCGCACGGGCCTGTTCACCACACTGCGCGAGATGGGCGCTTCCATCGAGGAACGCGACGTCCGCGGGGACGCCGGCGAGCCGATGGCGCAATTGCGCGTACGGGCCTCGAAGCTCCGTGGCGTCGAGGTGCCGCCGGAGCGTGCGCCCTCGATGATCGACGAATATCTGGTGCTGGCGGTGGCGGCGTCCTTTGCCGAGGGCACCACCATCATGCGCGGCCTGCACGAGCTGCGCGTCAAGGAATCCGATCGCCTTGAGGCAACCGCTGCCATGCTGCGCGTCAACGGCGTGAAGGTCGAGATCTCCGGCGACGATCTGATTGTCGAAGGCCGCGGTCACGTTCCCGGCGGCGGCACCGTCGCCACCCATATGGACCATCGCATCGCGATGTCCGCGCTGGTGATGGGCTGCGCCTCCGACCAGCCCGTGAGCGTCGACGACACCGCCTTCATCGCCACCAGCTTTCCGGATTTCATTCCGATGATGCGTTCGCTAGGGGCCGAGTTTTCATGA
- a CDS encoding TIGR02300 family protein encodes MAKSELGTKRICPTTGKKFYDLNKNPVISPYTGEVVPIAPVAPARAPRGAEARHAATADATPEPAEVEEVSLEEADAEENTGKVKAVVPESEDDIEVDETLDDDDDDDSTFIADEEEGDEDVTDIIGDVGGDEET; translated from the coding sequence GTGGCCAAGTCCGAACTCGGAACTAAACGTATTTGCCCGACCACGGGCAAGAAGTTCTATGACCTCAACAAGAATCCGGTGATCTCGCCCTATACCGGCGAAGTGGTGCCGATCGCCCCGGTGGCGCCGGCGCGCGCGCCCCGCGGCGCCGAAGCCCGACACGCGGCGACGGCGGATGCTACGCCCGAGCCGGCAGAGGTCGAAGAGGTCTCGCTGGAGGAGGCCGACGCCGAGGAGAACACCGGCAAGGTCAAGGCCGTGGTGCCCGAATCCGAGGACGATATCGAGGTCGACGAGACCCTCGATGACGACGATGACGATGATTCGACCTTCATTGCAGACGAAGAAGAAGGCGATGAGGACGTGACCGACATCATTGGTGATGTCGGAGGTGATGAAGAGACTTGA
- a CDS encoding GIY-YIG nuclease family protein, with translation MKYVYILETLDSLHFYVGITDDLRARLTKHNAGEVPHTSKFGPWRVKTYVAFSNEKQAIAFERYLKSASGRAFAKKRL, from the coding sequence GTGAAGTACGTCTACATCCTTGAGACCCTCGATTCCCTCCACTTCTATGTCGGGATTACCGACGACCTGCGCGCCCGATTGACGAAGCACAATGCTGGCGAGGTACCTCACACCTCGAAATTCGGACCTTGGCGTGTTAAGACTTATGTCGCTTTCAGTAACGAAAAGCAGGCAATCGCGTTCGAAAGGTACCTAAAGTCAGCGTCCGGCCGCGCGTTCGCCAAGAAGCGCCTCTAA
- a CDS encoding MarR family winged helix-turn-helix transcriptional regulator — MPRKSSAADAPLRLDNQICFAVYSAAHAFNRVYKPLLDRLGLTYPQYLVMLVLWERDDVPVKDIGERLFLDSGTLTPLLKRLEAAHLVKRTRSSEDERQVLIALTAQGHALKDKARAVPQSILAASDCSVSELVAMKDEIVALRDRLNAVIGE; from the coding sequence ATGCCTCGAAAATCATCGGCAGCGGACGCGCCGCTGCGGCTCGACAACCAGATCTGCTTCGCGGTCTATTCAGCCGCGCATGCCTTCAACCGCGTCTACAAGCCGCTTTTGGACCGGCTCGGCCTGACCTATCCGCAATATCTCGTCATGCTGGTGCTGTGGGAGCGCGACGACGTTCCGGTCAAGGACATCGGCGAAAGATTGTTCCTGGATTCGGGCACACTGACGCCGCTGCTCAAGCGGCTGGAGGCCGCCCATCTCGTCAAGCGCACCCGCTCGAGCGAGGACGAGCGTCAGGTCCTGATCGCGCTGACGGCGCAAGGACACGCGCTGAAGGACAAGGCGCGGGCCGTGCCGCAGTCGATCCTGGCGGCGTCGGACTGCTCGGTGTCGGAGTTGGTGGCGATGAAGGACGAGATCGTGGCGTTGAGGGATCGGCTGAACGCGGTGATCGGGGAGTAG
- a CDS encoding organic hydroperoxide resistance protein, whose amino-acid sequence MSVNVLYKTSAKATGGRDGHAATLDGALDVKLTTPKELGGGGGAGNNPEQLFAAGYAACFIGAMKFVASQGGPKVPADASVTSTVGIGPRSEGGFGLDIDLAVSLPGLARAEAEALVEKAHQVCPYSNATRGNVDVRLTVV is encoded by the coding sequence ATGTCCGTGAACGTCCTCTACAAGACCAGCGCCAAGGCGACCGGCGGCCGCGACGGCCATGCTGCAACCCTCGACGGCGCGCTCGACGTCAAGCTGACCACGCCGAAGGAGCTCGGCGGTGGCGGCGGCGCCGGCAACAATCCCGAGCAGCTGTTCGCGGCCGGCTATGCCGCCTGCTTCATCGGCGCGATGAAGTTCGTGGCCTCGCAGGGCGGCCCCAAGGTTCCGGCTGACGCCTCCGTCACCTCGACCGTCGGCATCGGCCCGCGCTCCGAGGGCGGCTTCGGCCTCGATATCGACCTCGCCGTCTCGCTGCCGGGCCTCGCCCGCGCTGAGGCCGAGGCGCTGGTCGAGAAGGCGCACCAGGTGTGCCCCTACTCCAACGCCACGCGCGGCAATGTCGACGTTCGCCTGACGGTCGTCTGA
- a CDS encoding CaiB/BaiF CoA transferase family protein has translation MSSEAATGAMSGLRVIDLTRVLGGPYCTQILADHGADVIKVEPPAGDEVRDWGPPFHDDDAAYFIGINRNKRSIGLDLASEGGRAVLLKMLESADVLIENFKPGTLEKWGIGNEVLREKFPRLVHCRICGFGADGPRGGNPGYDAIIQAMTGMIAATGSPESGPMRIGVPLVDIGTGLYAAIGILMALSERQRSGKGQFLETTLYETGLAIMHPHTANYFMHGKPPSLTGNEHPNLVPYAIFPTKTDDIFIGVGNDGTFRKLAKEIGKPELGTDPRFARNKDRIANREALRAELAAVFSQHEAEPLCNRLLAAGLPAGPVQKIDQALTNPHTIARGDIIEKDWYKGVASPIRLGRSKPSLRRLPPKFSQHSAEVLGEFGYSKAEIAAMVEKGTVCGPERKR, from the coding sequence ATGAGTTCTGAAGCCGCCACAGGTGCCATGAGTGGGCTGCGCGTCATCGATCTCACGCGCGTGCTCGGCGGACCCTACTGCACCCAGATCCTCGCCGACCATGGCGCCGACGTGATCAAGGTCGAGCCGCCCGCGGGCGACGAAGTGCGCGACTGGGGCCCTCCCTTCCACGACGACGACGCCGCCTATTTCATCGGCATCAACCGCAACAAGCGCTCGATCGGTCTCGACCTCGCCTCCGAGGGCGGCCGTGCCGTGCTGCTCAAGATGCTGGAGAGCGCCGACGTCCTGATCGAGAATTTCAAGCCGGGTACGCTGGAGAAATGGGGCATCGGCAACGAGGTGCTGCGCGAGAAATTCCCGCGCCTCGTGCACTGCCGGATCTGCGGCTTCGGTGCCGACGGCCCGCGCGGCGGCAATCCCGGCTATGACGCCATCATCCAGGCCATGACCGGCATGATTGCGGCGACCGGCTCGCCCGAGAGTGGGCCGATGCGGATCGGCGTGCCCCTGGTCGACATCGGCACCGGCCTCTATGCCGCGATCGGCATCCTGATGGCGCTGTCGGAGCGGCAGCGCTCCGGCAAGGGCCAGTTCCTGGAGACCACGCTGTACGAGACCGGCCTTGCCATCATGCATCCGCACACCGCGAATTATTTCATGCATGGCAAGCCGCCCTCGCTCACCGGCAACGAGCATCCCAACCTCGTGCCCTACGCGATCTTCCCGACCAAGACCGACGACATCTTCATCGGCGTCGGCAACGACGGCACCTTCCGCAAGCTCGCCAAGGAGATCGGCAAGCCCGAGCTGGGAACCGATCCGCGCTTTGCCCGCAACAAGGACCGCATCGCCAATCGCGAGGCGTTGCGCGCCGAGCTCGCCGCGGTGTTCAGCCAGCACGAGGCCGAGCCGCTGTGCAACCGCCTGCTCGCCGCAGGGCTCCCCGCAGGGCCCGTGCAGAAGATCGATCAGGCGCTGACGAACCCGCACACGATCGCGCGCGGCGATATCATCGAGAAGGATTGGTACAAGGGCGTCGCCTCGCCGATCCGGCTCGGCCGCAGCAAGCCGAGCCTGCGCCGGCTGCCGCCGAAATTCAGCCAGCACTCGGCAGAGGTGCTGGGCGAGTTCGGCTACTCCAAGGCCGAGATCGCCGCGATGGTCGAAAAGGGCACCGTCTGCGGCCCCGAGCGCAAGCGCTAG
- the ugpB gene encoding sn-glycerol-3-phosphate ABC transporter substrate-binding protein UgpB: MALRHFGAAAALAFTVGLTASPAFAVTEIQWWHAMTGANNDVIVKLANDFNTSQSDYKVIPTYKGNYADTMNAGIAAFRAGNAPHIMQVFEVGTATMMSATGAVKPVYKLMAETGEKFDPKAYLPAITGYYSTSKGEMLSFPFNSSSTVMWVNLDALKKANVEIPKTWPEVFDAAKKLKAAGSATCGFSNSWVTWVNLEQLSAWHNVPLASKANGLDGFDTVLSFNGPLQVKHLENLVELQKDKTYDYAGRTNTGEGRFTSGECPLYLTSSAFFGNVKAQAKFAFTAVPMPYYPDVKGAPQNSIIGGASLWMMGGKSADEYKGVAKFLTFLSDTDRQVFIHKSSGYLPITKAAYDKAKADGFYKDQPYLETPLLELTNKEPTENSRGLRLGNMVQLRDVWAEEIEQALAGKKTAKQALDAAVERGNTMLRQFEKTAVK; this comes from the coding sequence ATGGCTCTTCGACATTTTGGTGCGGCTGCCGCACTCGCGTTCACAGTTGGCCTGACGGCCTCGCCGGCCTTCGCTGTGACGGAAATCCAGTGGTGGCATGCGATGACGGGCGCGAACAACGACGTCATCGTCAAGCTTGCCAACGACTTCAACACGTCGCAGAGCGACTACAAGGTGATCCCGACCTACAAGGGCAACTACGCCGACACGATGAACGCCGGCATCGCGGCGTTCCGCGCCGGCAACGCGCCGCACATCATGCAGGTGTTCGAGGTCGGCACTGCCACGATGATGTCCGCCACCGGCGCCGTGAAGCCCGTCTACAAGCTGATGGCCGAGACCGGCGAGAAGTTCGATCCAAAAGCCTATCTGCCCGCGATCACCGGCTACTATTCGACCTCGAAGGGCGAGATGCTGTCCTTCCCCTTCAACTCGTCGTCGACCGTGATGTGGGTCAATCTCGACGCGCTGAAGAAGGCCAATGTCGAGATTCCCAAGACCTGGCCTGAGGTATTCGACGCGGCCAAGAAGCTGAAGGCGGCCGGCAGCGCCACCTGCGGCTTCTCCAACTCCTGGGTCACCTGGGTCAATCTCGAGCAGCTCTCCGCCTGGCACAACGTGCCGCTCGCCAGCAAGGCCAACGGCCTCGACGGCTTCGACACCGTGCTCTCCTTCAACGGGCCGCTCCAGGTCAAGCATCTCGAAAATCTGGTCGAGCTCCAGAAGGACAAGACCTACGATTATGCCGGCCGCACCAACACCGGCGAAGGCCGCTTCACGTCGGGCGAATGTCCGCTCTACCTGACGTCGTCCGCCTTCTTCGGCAACGTCAAGGCGCAGGCCAAGTTCGCCTTCACCGCGGTGCCGATGCCCTACTATCCCGACGTGAAGGGCGCGCCGCAGAACTCGATCATCGGCGGCGCCTCGCTCTGGATGATGGGCGGCAAGTCGGCCGACGAATACAAGGGCGTGGCGAAATTCCTGACCTTCCTCTCGGACACCGATCGCCAGGTCTTCATCCACAAGTCCTCGGGCTATCTGCCGATCACCAAGGCTGCCTATGACAAGGCCAAGGCGGACGGCTTCTACAAGGACCAGCCCTATCTCGAGACGCCACTGCTCGAGCTGACCAACAAGGAGCCGACCGAGAACTCCCGCGGCCTGCGCCTCGGCAACATGGTGCAGCTCCGCGACGTCTGGGCGGAAGAGATCGAGCAGGCGCTGGCCGGCAAGAAGACCGCCAAGCAGGCGCTGGACGCGGCCGTCGAGCGCGGTAACACGATGCTGCGTCAATTCGAAAAGACCGCCGTCAAGTGA
- the ugpA gene encoding sn-glycerol-3-phosphate ABC transporter permease UgpA, whose translation MQKQAIFQSKLLPYALVAPQLAIVLIFFYWPALQAVIQSFLLQDAFGLSTTFVWFENYLDLMKDGAYFEAIVRTFFFSFAIAVSSLSFALLLAVMADKPLRGSMLYRTLLIWPYAVAPPVVGVLWIFMLHPSLGVLSRYLRALGVDWNPLLDGDQAAALIILAAAWKQISYNFLFFLAGLQSIPKSVLEAAAIDGARPMRRFWTVTFPLLSPTIFFLLVVNIVYAFFDTFGIIDTMTRGGPGKSTETLVYKVYTDGLLGGNLGSSAAQSVILMIMVIVLTGIQFRFVERKVTY comes from the coding sequence ATGCAAAAGCAAGCCATCTTCCAATCGAAGCTGTTGCCCTACGCGCTGGTTGCGCCGCAGCTGGCGATCGTCCTGATTTTCTTCTACTGGCCGGCCCTGCAGGCGGTGATCCAGTCCTTCCTGCTCCAGGATGCCTTCGGCCTGTCGACGACCTTCGTCTGGTTCGAGAATTATCTCGATCTCATGAAGGACGGCGCCTATTTCGAGGCGATCGTCCGGACCTTCTTCTTCTCGTTCGCCATCGCGGTCTCATCGCTGTCGTTTGCGCTGTTGCTCGCCGTGATGGCGGACAAGCCGCTGCGCGGCTCAATGCTCTACCGGACGCTGCTGATCTGGCCCTATGCGGTGGCGCCGCCGGTCGTCGGCGTGCTCTGGATCTTCATGCTGCACCCCTCGCTGGGCGTACTCTCGCGATATTTGCGCGCCCTCGGCGTCGACTGGAATCCGCTGCTCGACGGCGACCAGGCCGCGGCGCTGATCATCCTCGCCGCCGCGTGGAAGCAGATCTCCTACAACTTCCTGTTCTTCCTCGCCGGCCTGCAGAGCATCCCCAAGAGCGTGCTCGAGGCCGCGGCGATCGACGGCGCGCGGCCGATGCGCAGGTTCTGGACGGTGACCTTCCCGCTGCTGTCGCCCACCATCTTTTTCCTGCTCGTCGTCAATATCGTCTACGCCTTCTTCGACACGTTCGGCATCATCGACACCATGACCCGGGGCGGCCCCGGCAAGTCGACGGAGACGCTGGTCTACAAGGTCTATACCGACGGCCTGCTCGGCGGAAATCTCGGCAGCTCGGCGGCACAATCGGTGATCCTGATGATCATGGTCATCGTGCTGACGGGAATCCAGTTCCGCTTCGTCGAACGCAAGGTGACCTACTGA
- the ugpE gene encoding sn-glycerol-3-phosphate ABC transporter permease UgpE, whose translation MVEEEGFRRYIAHIILWIGIAIVAFPVYLAFVASTQDNAVIANGQMSLLPGGHFLQTYYQTIFVGTSGSTREPVGNMMLNSLVMALLIAVGKITVSIISAYAIVYFRFPFRMAIFWIIFITLMLPVEVRIYPTYKIVADLHMLDSYAGLALPLIASATATLLFRQFFMTVPDELLEASRIDGAGPFRFFWDTLLPLSRTNMAALFVILFILGWNQYLWPLLITTRDDMQTIQIGIRKMITTTDALTEWPIVMATAVLAMLPPVFVVVVMQKLFVRGLVETEK comes from the coding sequence ATGGTGGAGGAAGAAGGCTTTCGGCGCTACATCGCCCACATCATCCTATGGATCGGGATCGCGATCGTCGCCTTCCCGGTCTATCTCGCCTTCGTCGCCTCGACCCAGGACAACGCGGTGATCGCCAACGGCCAGATGTCGCTGCTGCCGGGCGGCCATTTCCTGCAAACCTACTACCAGACCATCTTCGTCGGCACGAGCGGCTCGACCCGCGAGCCGGTCGGCAACATGATGCTCAACTCGCTCGTAATGGCGCTCCTGATCGCGGTCGGCAAGATCACGGTCTCGATCATCTCCGCCTATGCGATCGTCTATTTTCGCTTTCCGTTTCGGATGGCGATCTTCTGGATCATTTTCATCACCTTGATGCTGCCGGTCGAGGTGCGCATCTATCCGACCTACAAGATCGTCGCTGATCTGCACATGCTCGACAGCTATGCCGGCCTGGCACTCCCGCTGATCGCATCCGCGACCGCGACACTGCTGTTCCGGCAGTTCTTCATGACGGTGCCGGACGAGCTTCTGGAAGCCTCGCGCATCGACGGCGCCGGGCCCTTCCGCTTCTTCTGGGATACGCTGCTGCCGCTGTCGCGCACCAACATGGCCGCGCTGTTCGTGATCCTGTTCATCCTCGGCTGGAATCAATATCTCTGGCCGCTGCTGATCACCACGCGCGACGACATGCAGACCATCCAGATCGGCATCCGCAAGATGATCACCACCACCGACGCGCTGACCGAATGGCCGATCGTGATGGCAACCGCCGTGCTGGCCATGCTGCCGCCGGTGTTCGTCGTCGTCGTCATGCAGAAGCTGTTCGTGCGCGGACTGGTCGAGACGGAAAAGTAG